The Chanodichthys erythropterus isolate Z2021 chromosome 12, ASM2448905v1, whole genome shotgun sequence genome contains a region encoding:
- the LOC137032758 gene encoding uncharacterized protein produces MANTVNMIKTINSRGSEEILLQQQHISIDHLKQTDEIQEEDIYKKYISKKDIPDYPTPVEFHITEVAHATNKTGLPQILNSEGFKGLDEDLFSWWSLKINEADIRAAEERFLKSLFPERTEEERSAQQPFLSNFTTSPAFNNEISHYSNFCFTLLLTELMEAYKKQMCEGEEPVLRVYGTKLFNKLIEYVVLIHSPQNNENFSKYPLLTSSPLVSYDGNQIIWRAQAICRNHQYQQVINGNQAFFRKLEIKDSEYYVWDQVSLAFHVKDVLTFPKERLKPSTCEIFTKTKLKRSNEEKLSREEAEEYLKTFQW; encoded by the exons ATGGCAAACACA GTGAACATGATAAAGACAATAAATTCTAGAGGATCAGAAGAGATATTATTACAGCAACAGCACATCAGCATAGATCATCTGAAACAGACAGATGAGATACAAGAAGAAGATATTTATaagaaatatatttcaaaaaaagaCATCCCAGATTATCCAACTCCTGTTGAATTTCACATCACGGAAGTAGCTCATGCCACAAACAAGACAGGACTTCCACAGATCCTGAACTCAGAAGGTTTCAAGGGTCTTGATGAAGATTTGTTTTCATGGTGGAGCCTGAAGATCAATGAAGCAGATATCAGAGCCGCTGAGGAGCGTTTCCTCAAGAGTTTGTTCCCAGAGAGAACCGAAGAAGAAAGATCAGCTCAGCAGCCGTTCCTGAGTAATTTCACCACATCTCCAGCATTCAATAATGAAATCTCACACTATAGCAACTTCTGCTTCACACTTCTTCTGACTGAACTGATGGAGGCCTACAAGAAGCAGATGTGTGAGGGTGAAGAGCCGGTTCTCAGGGTATACGGGACAAAACTTTTCAATAAGTTGATTGAGTATGTTGTTCTCATTCACAGCCCTCAGAATAATGAGAATTTTAGTAAATATCCACTCCTTACATCCAGCCCATTGGTTTCTTATGATGGAAATCAAATCATCTGGAGAGCACAAGCCATTTGTAGAAATCACCAATACCAACAGGTGATCAATGGAAACCAGGCTTTCTTTCGAAAACTTGAAATAAAAGACAGCGAGTATTATGTGTGGGATCAGGTTAGCCTTGCCTTTCATGTTAAAGATGTTCTTACCTTCCCTAAAGAAAGGCTTAAACCAAGTACTTgtgaaatatttacaaaaacaaagctAAAACGTTCAAATGAAGAGAAGCTTTCTCGTGAAGAAGCTGAGGAATACCTTAAAACTTTTCAATGGTGA